The DNA window AGGGTCCCGGGGACAATGATATGTGAGCAGCACTGCACCGTTCACTTCTGTTctccacagacaaacaacacTCCTACTGAGCTGAACTCAGTTATTCTTGTTCACCCTTTGGCCCATTAGCTTGATTGCATCTCCATTTTTCATTGTCAACATGACATTTCCTGTTGTGCAGCGTTCTTCAGCGTCACTGTGGACATTAAAAATGGATCAGACTTTTTTCAGTGGTTTGTTGTTTGCTTATTTATCACATGCAGCCTCTTCGAAGGCCCAGTGTCAAAGGAGGACAAGTgcgtttttgacattttgaaacaTCTACACTTGTTAACGTTGGTGCGGGGACACGAGAAAAAGGACGACTTCATCGTATCTGCTGCTCTGGAAATGTCACATCTGACTCACGTGGATTAACGGCGTTCACGATGAAGGTTCAATGAGCTTTTCGTGAGACAAGTGTCGGTGTTGTAATCACCTGTCGCTCCACGGGCCGCTCCACTCCTTCTCTCCCCACGGGTTCCTCATGCGGATCATCTGCAGCTTCTCCGATTTGAAGAAGGCCAGCAGTCCATGACCCAGCCGCACTTTCCGTACGTCGGTTACAGCGTAGGCGTGGCCTTTGACCAGGCCGCAGTCCAGCCGTGCCTCCATGTCCTCGATAGTGGTCGCCTGGGTAACAACGAGATTCAGTTGTGTAAAGAGATGCCGTTGTGAATCACTAAAATTATGAACAAGAGGGGAGGTAGAGGCGCAGTCGTCTGGGAAATAAATAACAAGCagacatttggaaaaaaaaatgtctcgcTGGGACAGGGTTGCAAATTGCatctgcttttgtgtttgtgccaaaACTGATTTTTCAAAACACACGAGTAATTAATGACCAGAAAATGAAACACAGGGAGGTTGTAGAAGATTTGCACCATTACTGCATGAACCATTAATAGATAATTAGCTTGGTTTATTAGTTTTCGAGATGGGTTTTATTGGTTCCGATAACATTGTGTTCGTGAAAATAATTGCTGAGATCTGAGGACACTGGACAGAAACAAGCTCAGGGAAAATCTGCCCAAACCTGACAAGCACAACTTCATCTTCGAGGCCTCGACCCTCTCTTGTCATATCAAAGCAGTGTTTGTCATAATTACATGATAAGAAATCTCTAAATTGGTGTTCTTCTCCGTTGCTGCATTGTGTAACTGTGTGCAGCTCTAGTTGCAGTCTGCTCGCTCAGTGTGATCCATTAAGTTTttacagtcagacctcataatTTCAGCTGCGGTTGTGCACGTACCCACAAGAGCCCTGTAATgcagtcctctctctctctctctctctctctcacacgagaacttgtctttcactcAGAATCGGTTGTGAGTGAGAgggatgtttcatttttttgcttttgtgcaATTCTGCTGAAGGACAGACGCACAAAGTGGAAACATGACCTCATGGCGTAGGTAAAAGAACGTAGACCCTGATCCGAGGGGGACTtgagtgtgtaaaaaaaattctggaGGGACAAATGAGTCTGTGACGGGCTGCCACAGTCTAagtaattaatgggaaacactgcttcaacattaaaaaaatgaagccGAAGTGAACATCATCCATCTCGTCTGCATCCTTCCTGCTGACAGTTCCCCATTAGCTTGGCTGATCAAAATCAAGGTTAATTTCAATCTGCAATGCAGAAGCACAGTTTGAGGAAATAATGGACGGAACGCAGAAAAGCTTTGTGTCtggaagcagcagagaggacgGAGGACGAGCAGAGAGGACGGAGGACGAGCAGAGAGGACGGAGGACGAGCAGAGAGGACGGAGGACGAGCAGAGAGGACGGAGGACGAGCAGAGAGGACGGAGGACGAGCCGAATGCAGAGAAGTTCaacttaaaacaatatataatttaaactgGTGCTTTAAAAGTGATCCTGCTTTAACATCAAATATACAAACTGAATTTgtaaagctgaactgtagatcagttaatcAGGAAACTTATATGAAGAATTGTAaatttggtttatttgtcaCAGGACGATGTTTTTACTTATTAGCTTAAATACTTAAACTCAGCGGAGGTAAGTGATTTATCTGCATAGCTTTGTTGAAACCTGTATTTTGGTGAGGTCGGACCATGAGGTGGACGTTCATTGTATCAGGGTGATGTCGGAGTTGCAGGATGTGAATCTGCAGTGCGGCTCTGCTCACCCTGATGGAGCAGCTGATGAGGCCGTCTCTGTTGTGGACTTTGAGAACTCTTTCAAACAGCTGGTTACGGGCCACTTCGTCCGTCGCCATCTGACCCTCCAGCAGGTCAACGGGCTCCGAGACGCCCCCAGTGAAGTCCACCAGTGCGTCGGCTGTGTTTCCCCCGTCCAAAGCCTCGTAGCACCCGTAAACCCTGCAGGAAGAGGCCGAGATATTTGAGATACATTCATAAGagataaaataaagttaaattactAATAACTTAAGCAAAATGGATGAATATTTGCAGCATCTCCAGTGTGaagatttcctgttttatatcACAATTAACTGACGATCTTTTGGTTTTGGACCAAACAGGACATTGGAAGACATCACTTTAGGTTTGATAAAGGATTTCTGGacatttaatagaaaaaaaacttgttagTTGTTGCCCTAAAAGCACATCAACATATTTTCTGAACCCTTGAACACACAGCTCTACTCATTAGCTTTGAATAGTGTCATTGGATTTATAACACTCGGATATAGCGTCTCTAAAAGTCATGTGgcagaaaaatgtccaaaagTGCATCTGTATATCTGTTGGCACTGGGACTAACTTGGCATAGGCCTTCTCCACCAGGGCGCTCCAGAACTCATTGCTGTCGTTGGAGTGGCAGTAGACCAGCTGGTTATCCACCGTCGGTAGCCGGTCGTCAATCACCACATCCACCCACTCGCCAAAGCGCCAGAAGCGGAAGTGGAAAATCCCGGCATATGATTCTGGCTTCTCTGTGTCCCACTCCTGCTCCTTCCAGTCTGGGATGACCTGCAGAGGGAGCAgcaaggggaggaagaggaggaagaggagcagagggcaGGTGAGCCAAACGAACACCGGTTGGTCCACGGAGCACGAATAACGTCAAGGTGGAGTCGGCCGTCACAGGGACACTGCAGACCCTTTCGCCCGCTGATGCATTTAGGACCAGGGGACAAATTTATCACCTTGGCCCTCTTGCTCATAAATCCTGCTGTAATAGGACGTGGGTGAGAGGTAATAACTGTTcgactgcagtgtgtgtgtgtgtgtgtgtgtgtgtgtgtgtgtgtgtgtgtttcagctgcagcttttgTTGTCGTCCAGTGAAACCGCTACAACACAGCCTCCATTTTGAGAGCTGCACTCGTCTTTTATCAAGAGGCAAAAAGACAAATTCAAGTTAAGCCTCAAACCaaggaatgaaaatgaaaaacagagcgATACACGACCTCCAGtcaaatacagaaataacagaagaaaacatccGTGGCAATTTAAAATAcgtttatttacttttattattactCAGTAGATTTACGGTTGAAtcaaaaactttattaaaatgactatacataataaatattttacgtttttaatgaatgtttattatttactcTGCAAAATAAGTTCATACTAACTATTGTGTCAACAAATCAGCCGATCTCATTGGCCAGCGACACGTTATTTGGGCTCTTGATTATCAGTCTATGATATGAACTGCTTTTTAAATGCATATGAAATCAATACCTAAAGAGTGCACAGAATTATATCCTTCGCAGTCACAACACAACGAGTACTTCCTGCACCGTGTCCTGTTGTGATTGCCTTTCAATCCCTTGAGCCCGCTGTGACTCAGTGTTCACCCAGAGCACCTCACCTAGAGCCTCCCTCTGAAAGGGCACCCATGAATCCTCTGTGGCGTGCGGTAAAAACTGCAAATGATGCAGTGAGCGACACCACACGTGAACTGACTGACACCGTTGCAGCGGGCGTCCTTGGAGATGTCGAGGTGCTCAAACTGACCAGGGGCTCCGTCAACCGTCCCTGCAGGAGGTGACACTCAGCTGACGGAGAGAATACGGCTTCTGTACAGACTCCGACTATGAGGCAGCAACGGCCTCTTCGTCAGGAAGTGTAGGAGGAAGAGAATAAGCATTCCTATGAGAGGAGATATTTATTGCACTCCATCCTGCTGCTGATTACTCCCTGACTCCacagtgtggagagagagagggagagagggagagagactctATCTCAGTTTTCATCTGGAATCATTGTCGCTAGGCAGCAACTAAACTCTGGTTGGCAAGTGAACTGATGAATGTCCAGAAACACAAGCAGCCACCTGAGCTTCTCCTGCTTTCTGTCGACGTTTATGCCAAGTACACAAATACGTCtcctaacccccccccacccatacAAGCCTCTAGGACGTAAGTGATCAGCACTACAGAGGTACTAGTCACGAGTAACGTCCGGTACTAGAGTCAAGAATCTGTAACTAAGCAAACATGTGAGTCAAACAAATGTGTGACAAACAGCATGAAGCACAGTTCCCTGAAGGAAAACCTTGTGCTGTGGTTGCAAATGTCATTAGACCTAGTTGCTTAGCACGTCTGTTCATTCCTTCTCCGCCTCCCCCCCCTCTTCTATCAACgtttcacacacatgcagactgtGCGAGCCCgcaggcaggagcagagagggagctactggacagagagacagtgaagacGCTTTCGTTTGGACGTAGCTGTCGATTTAACCCAGCCCCAGTCTCCCAGTCATCGACCTCTCAGGCCGCCGAGCTGTGCCGTCCAGACATGTCCACAGAGTTGGAGCTGCCCTTCCGGCCGGACACCCAGCTGACCGAGGTGATGCGCCTGCGGGCTCAGTCTCTGCAGCAGCGAGGCCAGAAGAGGCAGGATGGCGAGCGGCTGCTGCGGCCCAACGAGGCCGTGTACCGACTGGACTTCACCAAACAGTCGCTTGGATTTTCACATTGGACGGTGCGGCTGGCTCAGGCGGGACACCTCACCATCACGGCCACCTCGCAGCTCTGGACGCCTGACCTCACCCACCTGATGACacgtcagctgctggagcctgCTGGGGTTTTCTGGAGGTCAGCGGGTGATGCCAGCGATGCGCCCCTCCAGTGCTACGAGGCCGATACTCACGAGTTTGGTGAGAGAGTTGCAGAACTCGCCAAGGTAAGGAAAGTGATGTACTTCCTGTTTGCATTCGAAGAAGGCTGCAGCCCAGAGACCATCGACTGCTCCATCGTCTTCACAGTGAACAATTAAAAgttggaaaacaaaaacctggACAAATACTTCCAACAGACTCTTCTCCTGTAGTTTGTGCTTGTGAACTTTTAGTTGACTTTTAGATTAAACCTGTGCTTTTGTAAGGATGACTCAATGTGACATCTCAAATCCAAGAACGTTTCTTATTTcttttgcatttaaaaagattGAACCTGCTTCTGTTAGCTTTGTGCTGAACCTACTGATCACACCAGGAGTTCCTTTATACCTTTGTGGACTTCGATATTCAGCGTGAATCGTaataaatctaataaaacaaacctgtgtgttAACTGTgatccttccctctcctcctgtttGAGCCCTGACGGGTTTGGTGGAGATGAGTCCCACGTGAGATAATGGATAGAGACAGCGagtatttgtttgtatgtatgtgagcATCTCCCGGCGGACGGCTGAACAGGTTCATGCTGCctcatccatctctgtcttGCACGGTGACCCTGACAAACAAGAGAGGGGGAGGCATGTGGATTTCATccctcagccccccccccccctcccatcgcCAAAGGGGATAAAACGGCAACTGTAAATGAGACAAGACGCTTGTCCAaagaaaagtgagagaaaagaaaacaaccggGACGTCGGGAGGTATTAGACtcgtttttgtttgtttcgtAACTAACTTGCCACCTGAACCGACAAATCTGTAGAGGCCGAATCTCCCTTTTGTAAACCGTCTAACACGGCACATTCTCAGGAGTCTCAATTAAATTGATTTTGCCGACAGCCTtgaaaacatgaatataaatcatTACAGTGTGTCCTCATTGCCGTGTGTCCTTTTTGCTTTTTCACCTTTTGACCACGAGTTAAACAAATGAGCAGGTTTGAGGgaaatcacccccccccccgattgaattattaatgataacaaataaaaacctgaactGTGCTGAGAGATGAAAAGGATCTAACACGTCCAAaatgagaagaaacaacagATCTAGAGCAAAATGAAAGGCACTCTGGTTTGGCAGGTAATTATCATGTACAAAATACTGACTAATAATGTTTTGAAGGACCAGCTCTCAGATTCACTGGGGACGAGTCTCCGTCCCCGTGAGATTTGGACCATTATTTGTAAAGGAAGTAAATCCAACAGGAGAATGAACAAAAGAACGACTGTACACACAAAGGCTGTTTGAACTGATCTGATTTACAAAAGACACAGAAGCTGAGGACAAATAGCTTGAAGTAGTGAGGTTACTTAGTGCTACACAGCTTCTGGAGCtttcaacaagttaaatttaaaaccTCTTCAGACcgtaatgaatgaaatataagcGATGAATAAACGATTATTTAATAGTTTTATAACAGTAATATCTGTAGAGAAAGAACTAAACCACAGAGACAGGTGGTAAAGATCTTCATAATGTCTTTTAGCTCTTAAATTACATGATAAATTTAGCCAGTAAGCTAATGACGATCCATAAATCATCAAAAACACGGAGATAACTGGCACAGATGGACTtagagatgctttggctttgaGCTGAAATGTTTAATCTGGTGTATCCCCATAAAACTTGCGACTGTGAGACATGAGATGCCACATACTTACGTCcatgtgttcacacacactgtctgagcAGTCTGCCACAATCCGGTGTCTTGCTACAAAAGGCCGAAGCATCTTGTTTCAAATCCCAATAAACCTCCATAATCGCTTTGTTTTCTCCGTCGAGCTGAATGTCGGAATAATCCTGACACTCAGAACTCCAGAGCTCCCCACACTTGTAGCTTTGAGAACAGGTGAGTGCATCAGATCTAGACGACAACACTCAGACTTCAAAAAAACAGAAGTGGacgacagacaaacacacacacttacttttTGCCACAGTGACTCTCTGGACGCCAGACTGGAGCACGCCGCTACGAACCAGCAGTTACCCAGCTGCCCCTGATGGAGGTCGTGTGCACTGATGCCATCGACAAACAGATGAGGGTCCTCACACAgctcctgcagacacacaaggaaaacaCGAGGTTTAGAGTCAAGCTGAGGCAAGTTTCCCATAAGTTCAATCATTGTGTGAAAATAAGGGGAAATTAAAAGACCCTAATTATGTCTGTGATTAACAAACTATATGTACATATTCAGGATGCTAACAAGGCAAATTCATGAATCAGAAAGACACCATCTGTCCCTACGCACCCACGTATCATATTCATGATCTTTAACCCAAGTGTGGGAGGGCCACAGGAAATCTGTGAAATCAGATTTCCTGTGGCTGCTGAGCCGAGGTCCATTTTCTGCCAGTGTGCAGCACAAATCTCCTCTACAGCAAACAACATGGAGCTGCGCAAGCTGCtcgtcttttctctcctccatgtGCACCTGCCTCACACACCCTCTCCATCGTCCAtcgcaggacacacacacacacacacacacacacacacacacacacacaatcagactTCCTGTGGTTCCTGAGATAATGTGCACGATGATTACTACAGGCTGTGGGCTGATACAGGCCACttacagagagacacactgtCCTCCACTCTTTTGTCTAAAACACAATGGCAACAGGACTCAGCAGAAATGtgaatgcacaaaaaaaaaaaataataataacaatgtggCACCACACGTGTTCAGATTCTTATCAATCGTGCTACTTCTCATTTTATAACGTCAGGGAAAcattgtcctcaggagtttttgtctcagtctctagtttcaaatcttcttcaaacagctgatggattggggggggggtggataccacagtgtgattgacagcttatACCGTCCAGTGGGGGCAGGTCACAGGTGTAAGGGGGTGTGCAGTGACCTCGCCACCCTCCTCCAAATATGGCGttggacaaaatgccaaactcgCCGCTGCAAAACGACACGGTGGGTTGACACTCGGACATTGTGAAAAGCGTTCTTGCATCTCATCCATCATTTCAGCAGCCGGTGAGtatctgatttttatttttaaagttaacACCGGCCCAGCTTGATCGTTACTGCAGCCTGCAGAGCTCTGCTGGTAGCGGTCTGGGTGTAAACAGTCTGCTCGCTGCTTTATGGGTCCGGCGGGTCGATGGGCACCTCGGCCATTACTCAACAGGCAGCGGAAACCCCAGCACCACTTAACAGCTCTTCATCGTTACACACTTGCAGCTCTCAACTAGGGTTAGAAAAgtaaaagagggagagagatgatgCATGTTTTCATGTAATATACACACAGCGTAACGTAACGTCCGCGCTGGGACTACACAAGTAGCACCGACTGGAAACTCGGGATCAGTTTGTTGGGCAAAGCTTGtgataattttttttgtattatttatttttaaattttttgatGTTATCTTATGTTCTCCCATTTTTACGATCACCCAACACACTTTACGTTACAGCTCACATTCACAGAAACGCTTCTCTATcagtcatccattcattcacaaAACCATCAGGGACAATTTgtggttcagtgtcttgcccaagggcacGTGGACTGAAGGAGTCAGGATTGAATGCAGGCTTTCTGAATATTCATTGCTTTACTTCCTGATTCTCAGGATCTTGTGGAagaaaagtgaatatttgtaaaTTGAGACGGATTTTACtacatgaaaatacacagatgGTGGAGCGGCAGCATCGGACCGATGATTGGAAACCCACTGAAGCTTTTCTACCTCTGCTCCCAGAGTGAAGATACCATCCACAAGTGTGAGCACGTgttagcctgtgtgtgtttgccctgCGACAACCTGGTGAATCCTCCAGTGAGAGTTACAACTGGCTCAAGCTCGTCAtgcttaaattaaaaaaacatcagcttTGCTACTCGTCTACAAACGCACGTGTGTGTACTTATATCCAGATCATAGCATAAATACACACGTTGGTGTGAACCAAACGCTTGCACgtccccacacacactcaggacacGACCAAGGCCAGTGACTTGCTGACTCTGCAAAGCTGATTGCTGCAAAAGCAAAGTTGTAATCAGAAGCAGAGGCCACTGCAGTGGCTCCCTGGAGGCCTGCAGTCTTTCCCAGCATCCCCTCTCCCCTTACACAGACCGGCACTGAAGTGCTGCCCGCCGGTGAGTCTGCGGGACAGTATGAAGCTACGTATGGATGTTGTTTTGTGGAACTATGTCTGATCGGTGCCGGAGTTAAGATCTCTAATCACGTttccccaccccccccccccccccacccctctttcCGCAACAGCATCGATTGTcagagtctgagcagcagcGAGGGCTCCCTGTGGTGGCCCGCCATCTAGGGATTGGCTCGGGTGGAAGAGTAATAGAGTATCGATCCCTCTCCGGCCCTGCAGACACTGGAGTAATGTGAATATTGTGGCTGAGCACCGTCTAATCATTTACCCTGTGACTGAGAACCTTTTCAACCAGCTTCTTAGCGTTTCTCAGCACCATCCATCAGCCTGTGAGAGGAACCATCAGCCACTCGAACGAGCAAACCAGCCACGAGAACAAAGTAACACACAGAGGATGTCAAATATGTAAACTTTGTTTAATGTGCTATATGAAAGCAGAGTCAAAAAGCGTTAAAATAACCACCTGAGACAGCTGAGTTTAACAAATGCGGTGAATCTATTCCCccaaaacaaaaagcatttgCAAAACAGTCCCTCCATCAAGCTGCGGACACTGAGGTAGCAAAGACTTGAGAGACTGTGCTATCAGTGTCAGGGTGAAGGTTCACAGGCTTAACCCCGcctccacccctcctctcctgtgtgTTATCCTTGCTCAGATGCATCTCGGCGATTTATGGCTGCAGTGAAGTCCCAGTGGCAGAGCGTGCGAGCATAAAGAGCAGGCTCTAATAAAATGTTCCTCCTCGCTGCCTGTCTCACATTGTCTCTCAGCCGGTCTGTCTTTCTCCCGCTgcccttctcctcttccccttcttcatctcctcctctcattcagTTATTTATGTCCTGACTCGGCGAGGGTGGGGCGATGCAGCAATACAGACGACAGGTCATACATGTCAGTTTCCACTTACTACTGTCAAATCTAGTGTAGAAAATTGATTTAATGCAACAAGCTCCTACTTCTTTGTTTACAAATCCACAGAACTAACAAAGGAGAAAACAATCAttatccattatctatactgcttctTCTTTGAGGGTCGCAGGAGGGCGGGAGCCAATCCAAGCTGACCTTGGACGAGAGGGGCggtacatcctggacagatCGACAAAACGTCACAGATGTATGTTCATAAAATGTCCGACAAAGAACAGCTTGGTCTGGAAAAACACGGGTAGCCGGTCAGCGGTTATTTCCTTCCACCATTTGTAATTGTCACTCGTACATATTCCAATTATTAATGGCTGTTTGCTGCGCATTCTGTCGCCGCAGCTCTCCCAGCAGAACGTAAATACAGAGGAGCAACCAAGAGATGGAGGTGAAGACGACAACAGGATAACAACTGCTGGTCAGAAGCTACTGTTCTGGACGAGTACGGAGCATATTTACTTTCCTTTCTATACGTACAGGAGATGTTTCTGCAGAGCATGACGCAGGATGACATGTGCAGTGACCCCAACTTCTCTTCAGGAGCATTTTAACTCAttacatttgtctttatttgccGACAGTTCACGG is part of the Paralichthys olivaceus isolate ysfri-2021 chromosome 15, ASM2471397v2, whole genome shotgun sequence genome and encodes:
- the LOC109635686 gene encoding olfactory marker protein-like, producing the protein MCDKQHEAQFPEGKPCAVVANVIRPSCLARLFIPSPPPPPLLSTFHTHADCASPQAGAERELLDRETVKTLSFGRSCRFNPAPVSQSSTSQAAELCRPDMSTELELPFRPDTQLTEVMRLRAQSLQQRGQKRQDGERLLRPNEAVYRLDFTKQSLGFSHWTVRLAQAGHLTITATSQLWTPDLTHLMTRQLLEPAGVFWRSAGDASDAPLQCYEADTHEFGERVAELAKVRKVMYFLFAFEEGCSPETIDCSIVFTVNN